A region from the Flavobacteriales bacterium genome encodes:
- a CDS encoding transcriptional regulator, whose amino-acid sequence MDLKEAREKFIDAWGAFGSAWGINRSMAQVHALLLISHEALSTEDVMDQLNISRGNANMNLRALIDWSLVRRVLKTGERREYFEAEKDVWKVATHITRERKKRELEPLVRLLDELEDIPGATPEARSFRKMTHDLHDLTTRLDTLLDHSTRRDVQWFVKAASTLLK is encoded by the coding sequence ATGGACCTGAAGGAAGCCCGCGAGAAGTTCATTGATGCCTGGGGCGCATTCGGCAGCGCGTGGGGCATCAATCGCAGCATGGCCCAAGTGCATGCATTACTGCTCATCAGCCACGAAGCGCTGAGCACGGAAGATGTCATGGACCAATTGAACATCAGCCGGGGCAACGCGAACATGAACCTGCGGGCGCTCATCGATTGGAGCCTGGTGCGCCGCGTGCTGAAGACCGGCGAACGCCGCGAGTACTTCGAAGCCGAGAAGGACGTTTGGAAAGTCGCCACGCACATCACCCGGGAACGGAAGAAGCGCGAGCTGGAACCCCTGGTGCGCTTGCTGGACGAACTGGAAGACATCCCCGGAGCAACGCCCGAAGCCAGGAGCTTCCGCAAGATGACCCATGACCTCCACGACCTCACCACCCGCCTGGACACGCTACTGGACCACAGTACCCGCCGTGATGTGCAGTGGTTCGTGAAAGCGGCCAGCACCCTGTTGAAATGA